Sequence from the Trueperaceae bacterium genome:
GTGAAGCCGGACGTCTTGCTCGTAGGCGCGCATGGTCGATGCCCGAACGTAAGCGCGTTTGTGGCTCAACCAAAAGTCGAGGTAGTCCTCAACGCGGACGTGGCCCGTCGGTGTTTGCGTGGCCGCGGCGCGCGCCTTCATGTTGAGTTTCTGGATAGCCTCTTCTTGCGTTCGGCCACGCGCCTTAAGTCGCTTCCGCACCCCGTTCGCAAGCGTCACGTACCTCGCTGCAACGTAGGACGTCGAGCGGCGCCCGTCCGATTCCTGGTAGACGGTGCCAAGGCCTTTCGTTGTGCGTTTACCCGCCACGCCACACGACCGGGCCGACAATGTGCGTCGAGGCGTCGAGCGGCAGCGTAATCGCGGGGTGGCCCGGCGCAATCGGCGTCAACATGATGGCGCCTTCTTCAACACCAAACCGCTTGAGAACCATGATTTCTCGGTCGTCCCACCACGCCACGACCGTGTCGCCCGGCTCGGGCGTTTTTGTAGGATCAACCGCCACGTAATCGCCTGGCGCAAACGAACGGTCAGCCCGCATTGTCTCCGGGCTTAGCATGCAGTTTCCGTTCACGACGTAGCAAACGACGTTATCGATTGCTGCCCCCCTGCGAGACAAGTGTTCTCGCGGGATGTACGCAACGTCCCCTTCCTTCGGTTGTGGGTTTGCGTCTCCCGCTGCAACCGAACCATACACCGGAACGGCAACCCAGTCAGGGTGAACCTCAAGCTTTTGTAGGGCCTTGTCGGCGTAGTCGGGCAGTGGTTCTCGCCCTTCGTTGATGCGTTGAAGGTTTGCAATCGTCATGCCGTACGCAGCGGCGACGCGCGTGGCGGTCTCGAACGACACTCCGCTTAGCCCGCGCCGCTCGAGGTTTTGGATGCTGCCGTGGGATATACCGGCGCGTTCTGCGGCTTGCCTGTGGGTAAGGCCAAGACGTGTGCGTAGTTGCTTCATGCGCTCGCCGGGCGTCACGGCGCCCTCCTTGTTGTGAATTTAGCCACGGCTCGTTCCTCCCCTGGATTGTTGACTATACGCGACTGTACGTATAGGATGGTCGCCAACGGCACGTACAGAAGGTTGTACGACCGTGTTCTCAAGCGAGAAGGGAGGTGGCATGGACAAGCCGAAACAAACCAACACGCCCACAACGGCGCTCACGCGGGAGCAGGTCCAGCAAGAGCTCGGGATTGGGTCCGCGACGTTCTTCAAGTACGTCCGCGAGTACCCCCAAGAGTTCGTGACGTACAAATCCGGCCGCAACCGCGTCATGGACCCAGAAGACC
This genomic interval carries:
- a CDS encoding XRE family transcriptional regulator; its protein translation is MTPGERMKQLRTRLGLTHRQAAERAGISHGSIQNLERRGLSGVSFETATRVAAAYGMTIANLQRINEGREPLPDYADKALQKLEVHPDWVAVPVYGSVAAGDANPQPKEGDVAYIPREHLSRRGAAIDNVVCYVVNGNCMLSPETMRADRSFAPGDYVAVDPTKTPEPGDTVVAWWDDREIMVLKRFGVEEGAIMLTPIAPGHPAITLPLDASTHIVGPVVWRGG